Sequence from the Fulvivirga ligni genome:
CTCTGATCATACCGCAAGGCGATACCAGCTTTAGTAATCTGGAAGCCACCTTTAAAATGTTTACCATGACCAACGCTCAGCTGGAGCGCGAAGGAAAGCAACCTCTTTTTGATCTTCATTTGGTAGGCCTTACCATGGAAAGCTATGCCAGCAATGGCTTTTTTAGTGTAACACCAGATGTCACCATCCATGAAGTGCGCCATACAGACATGATTATAGTGCCCGCCATTCACGGAGACGTAGATGAAATATTAAAGGCCAATGCGGACTTCATCCCCTGGATAAAAAATCATTATGAAAATGGTTCCGAAGTGGCCAGCCTATGCATAGGTGCCTTTTTATTGGCTAAAACAGGGGTGCTTAAGAACAAATGCTGCTCTACCCACTGGCTCATGGCCGATGAGTTTAGAAGCCGATACCCAGAAGTGAATCTGGTAGATGACAAGGTGATTACAGATGAAAAAGGCACCTACACCAGCGGAGGCGCATATTCTTCACTCAACCTTAATCTATATTTGATAGAGAAATTTGCCGGCAGAGAAATGGCCATTTTATCCTCAAAGATCTTTGAAATAGACTTTGACAGAGATAGCCAGGCGCCCTTCATCATCTTCAAAGGACTTAAAGAACATTCTGATGATCAGGTTATTAAAGCTCAAAATCATATTGAAGAGAACTACACCGAGAAAATGCAGGTAAGTGACCTGGCCGACATGGTAGGTGTAGGGAGAAGAAGTTTTGAACGCAGATTCAAGAAAGCCACAGGAAATACAGTAGTAGAATACATGCAGCGTGTGAAGGTAGAAGCCGCTAAAAAAGAGCTGGAAAGCAGCAGAAAGACCATTAACGAGGTGATGTACGATGTGGGCTACAATGACACCAAAGCCTTCAGAGAAGTATTCAGAAGATTCACCGGAGTTACTCCTTTGGGGTATAAGAATAAGTATAATAAGGAATTGGTGGTGGCGTAACGCTTTCACCAATACTATTTTACCAGAAAATCACTAAGCATTATTAAAAGAAAGGCGGGCTCCTAACCTGCCTTAAACATTGCGGATATTATAAATTTCACAAATAAACCTCCTATAAAAATTTATATGATAATTATCTGCGTATGTGGTACATATTTTTAAAACCTTTCCTTACTTTGAGGTGTATAAAACTTAGCACCAATTAACACCCGCTATGTTAAAAATAGGACTAGCAGCAGACCACGGAGGGTATGACCTCAAAGAAGAACTAAAAACATCCCTGCTAGACGCCTCTCTATATGAAATTATAGATTTTGGAGCTTCCTCCTATGATAAAGATGACGACTATCCTGATAAAATTATCCCTTTGGCAGAGGCCATGTCTTCAGGAAAAATTGACAAAGGCATAGCCATTTGTGGTAGTGGCGTAGGCGCATCTATTGTAGCTAATAAATTTACTGGTGTAAGAGCCGCTCTGATCACAGAAACGTATTCTGCACATCAGGGTGTAGAGCATGATGATATGAACATTTTATGCCTGGGCGGCCGGGTGTTGGGTACAGCTTTGGTTACTGAGATAGTAAATGCCTTTCTAAAGGCTAAATATATTGGAGAAGGTAGGTTTGAGCGAAGATTACAAAAATTAATTCAAACAGAAGAAAACAATTTAAAAAAATGAGCGACACAGGTTATGACTTCGGAATGGTAGGTCTTGGGGTAATGGGTAGAAACCTATTATTAAACATTGCCGATAGCGGCTACAGCGTTATAGGTTTAGACAAAGACCCTGAAAAGGTTTCATCTTTAACGGCTGAGTCTGAAAAAGAACATGTAAAAGCTACTACCAGTGCAGAAGAATTTATCTCATCATTAAAATCTCCTAGAAAGATAATGATGCTGGTACCGGCAGGTGCACCTGTAGACTCTGTGATAGCCGAGCTTACTCCGCTCCTATCTGAAGGTGATCTTCTTATGGACGGAGGTAACTCTTACTTCCCAGACACGGACAGAAGATATGCTGCACTTACTGAGAAAGGCATCCATTACATGGGTGTGGGTATTTCCGGTGGTGAAGAGGGAGCCAGAAGAGGACCTAGTATTATGCCTGGTGGCAGCGCTGATTCCTATGACATGATCAAACCTATTTTAGAAGCTGCGGCGGCCAAAGTAAATGGTGAGCCGTGTGTTACTTTCATAGGTCATAAAAGTGCTGGTAACTATGTAAAAATGGTGCATAACGGCATTGAGTATGCACTTATGCAGTTAATTTCAGAGTCATACCACCTGTTAAAGAAAGGCGTAGGCCTTACGGATGGTGAGCTACAAAAGCTTTACTCTGAATGGAATGAAGGTGAATTAAATTCATTCCTTATGGAAATCACCGCTGACATCTTCGCTAAGAAAGATGACGATGGCGAAGCACTTATTCTTAATAATATTCTAGACAGAGCTAGATCTAAAGGCACAGGAAAATGGACTTCTCAAAATGCAATGGATCTGCAAGTTGCCGCTCCTACCATTGACATGGCTGTAGTGGTAAGAGATATCTCTGCCATTAAAGAAGAGCGTGTGGCCGCTGGCAAGGTATTCCCTGTAGAAGAATATAAAATGGATGCTGATAAGCAAACGGTGATCAAGCACGTAGAAAACATGCTGAAGTTTGCCTACATCACAGCTTATGCTCAGGGGTTTGCTATGATCAAAAAGGCCAGCGCAGAGTACGGTTATGAAGTAAACATGGCCGAAGTAGCTAAGATCTGGAGAGGTGGATGTATCATTAGAGCCACTATGCTTGAAGATTTCAGACAAGCCTTCACTGAAAATGAGTCTTTAGATAATATCATGATCAACAGTGGGTTAGCAGAAAAACTAAGCAGCTACCAAACAGATATTAGAGAAGCTATTAAGCTAGGAATGGATGCAAAGATTCCAATGCCTGCTACCATGGCTTCATTATCATATTTTGATTTGTACAGAAGCAGCTGGTTGCCTCTAAACCTGATCCAGGCGCAAAGAGACTTCTTCGGTGCTCATACTTATGAAAGAATAGGAAAAGAAGGTGTATTCCATACTATTTGGAAATAATCATAAATAAGACCCTTAAAAAAATTCATTAATCTCATGATGATTGATTCAATAAAAAAGCCAGGACCTACCGTATTGGTAATCTTCGGTGCCTCGGGAGATCTTAGCCAGCGCAAGTTGGTACCCGCACTATATAACCTTATGCTGGATCATTGGCTACCCGATAATTTTGCCATGGTAGGTGTTAGCCACCATGACAGAACTACGGATGACCTGAGAGAAATCCTAAAGGAGGGCGTTAGTGAGCACTCGAGACAGGACTTTAAGGGTAATGGGGATTGGGACACGCTGTCTGAAAGCATTACTTATTACAAGGCAGATTTTACAGATCCTGAAGCTTATAAAGGTCTGGCCAAAGAGCTGGATAGCTACGATGAGAAATGGAATACTTCTGCCAGCAGAATCTTCTATTTGTCAGTGTCTCCGCAGTTCATTGAGCCGATTGCTCAAAACATCAATACTTCTGGTATTGCCAACAATGTGAAGACCAGCCGAATAGTGGTAGAAAAACCTTTTGGTAGAGACTATGAGTCAGCCAAGCACCTGAATAAAAAGCTTCGTGGGCATTTCCTTGAAAGTCAGATTTATAGAATCGATCATTATCTGGGTAAG
This genomic interval carries:
- the gndA gene encoding NADP-dependent phosphogluconate dehydrogenase → MSDTGYDFGMVGLGVMGRNLLLNIADSGYSVIGLDKDPEKVSSLTAESEKEHVKATTSAEEFISSLKSPRKIMMLVPAGAPVDSVIAELTPLLSEGDLLMDGGNSYFPDTDRRYAALTEKGIHYMGVGISGGEEGARRGPSIMPGGSADSYDMIKPILEAAAAKVNGEPCVTFIGHKSAGNYVKMVHNGIEYALMQLISESYHLLKKGVGLTDGELQKLYSEWNEGELNSFLMEITADIFAKKDDDGEALILNNILDRARSKGTGKWTSQNAMDLQVAAPTIDMAVVVRDISAIKEERVAAGKVFPVEEYKMDADKQTVIKHVENMLKFAYITAYAQGFAMIKKASAEYGYEVNMAEVAKIWRGGCIIRATMLEDFRQAFTENESLDNIMINSGLAEKLSSYQTDIREAIKLGMDAKIPMPATMASLSYFDLYRSSWLPLNLIQAQRDFFGAHTYERIGKEGVFHTIWK
- a CDS encoding RpiB/LacA/LacB family sugar-phosphate isomerase yields the protein MLKIGLAADHGGYDLKEELKTSLLDASLYEIIDFGASSYDKDDDYPDKIIPLAEAMSSGKIDKGIAICGSGVGASIVANKFTGVRAALITETYSAHQGVEHDDMNILCLGGRVLGTALVTEIVNAFLKAKYIGEGRFERRLQKLIQTEENNLKK
- a CDS encoding GlxA family transcriptional regulator, with the protein product MKHISLIIPQGDTSFSNLEATFKMFTMTNAQLEREGKQPLFDLHLVGLTMESYASNGFFSVTPDVTIHEVRHTDMIIVPAIHGDVDEILKANADFIPWIKNHYENGSEVASLCIGAFLLAKTGVLKNKCCSTHWLMADEFRSRYPEVNLVDDKVITDEKGTYTSGGAYSSLNLNLYLIEKFAGREMAILSSKIFEIDFDRDSQAPFIIFKGLKEHSDDQVIKAQNHIEENYTEKMQVSDLADMVGVGRRSFERRFKKATGNTVVEYMQRVKVEAAKKELESSRKTINEVMYDVGYNDTKAFREVFRRFTGVTPLGYKNKYNKELVVA